The nucleotide window tgaaCGCAGATAgcctgcaagtcctgcctctcccatctcctcattggtttatagaagcaggtacccacgtccTATCTCCTCATTAgtttgtgggtgattgaaagatgaacctGTTGCCGGTTGtctggtaatactatgaaagtttagatgccaatcaccatataaattcaaagatgaaaaagcctggaaggaggagagatgactagaaatgattcggttgaccgttttatgtgtggattaattgtccgAGTAGagaaccttgtgcatttcaggtaaaataacaacctaatgtttatatcccaggacaaattagcaagcaacagcaagctagctaaataggacaaattagctagcaagtgcaagctaactagctaaattgccataaatgtttaatgcttttcgacctgtccccaaatgaatgtcattggttcagagtttgttttgatattttaacctgcgtgtcgtgattacgtttggtgtagggggacaaaataaatctATGCCCGATGGCGCacacgcgcagccggtttgggttctgtGTTAGTCCAAATATGTAAATGACTCCATAATCTTTTCCCCCAGGGCATTCATCATGGGGAAGCTATGTGAGCTGGCCTTTGTGTCTCTGGCCCTCCTAGCTCTACTTCATACTGACTCTACATGGGCCAAGAGAAGtgtcagcagtagcagcagcaaaaAGTCTTCATCCAACAACAAGGGTTCAGAAAAAAAGACATCAAAAACATCAAACACGCAGACAGGAAGCTACCCCAGACAACCACAGAGCCCCAACAGGAACCCCAACTCATACCCAGCAGGAGGTAGTTATCCAGGGAGAGGTACCAATCAGAACCAGAACCCAGCCGGTGGATACCCTGCTGCAGGTGGATACCCTGCTGCAGGTGGCTATCCTGCTGCAGGCGGCTATCCTGCTGCAGGTGGCTATCCTGCTGCAGGTGGCTACCCCAACCAGCAGTATCCAGTCAGAGCCAATCCTGGGGGAAATCCAAACCAGAACCCTGCAGCTGGAGGTTACCCAGCTGCTGGTGGCTATCCTGCAGCAGGTGGCTATCCCAACCAGCAGTATCCAGGCAGAGCCAATCCTGGGGGATATCCAAACCAGAACCCTGTAGCTGGAGGATACCCAGCTGCTGGTGGCTATCCCAACCAGCAGTATCCAGGCCGGGCAAATCCTGGGAGTTATCCAAACCAGATTCCAGCAGCGGGTGGTTACCCTGCAGCAGGAGGCTACCCCAACCAgaacccagggagaggaggagtcaATCTGGGATACCCAGCTGGAGGTTACCCAGTAAGAGGGGGAAATACTGGCTGGGGGCAGGCAGGGGGCTACCCTGgtagagggatgggaggaggttaCCAACCCAACTGGAACCCAAACAATAAGATCCTCAGTCCTCGCTATGGTTATGGAGGTGGGCATGGGGGTATGGGAGGTGGCTCTCCATTCTCACGCTCAGTTCAGAATATGGGGCACTACCCATCTACTCAGTCCAAGGGCTTTGCTAAGAAGGCTCTTATGGCCGCAGGGGTTGGGGCCGTGGCAGGTATGGCAGTAGGCTATGGCCTTGGGCGTTTCCCCCGCCCACATTTCAACTTCCGCAACCCTCAGGAGGAGCAGTCCTACAACAACTACATGTACAGCAAATACGGTGAACGCTCCACAGATGAAAACGACTATGGCCGGGACTATACCTACAAAGTACCACCGCGGGCAGGGTCCTACGACAGCTTCATGGATACCTGCATGAAGAGGAACGACCTTCTGCAGGATCAGGGCAGCGACTCCCAGGCCACACCTAACAACCAGAGGAACAACCCCCAGGAAGCCAACAGCCAGAGCCTGCCCATCACTCCTGAGGTGGGGAACAGCAGTCCAGCTAGCAACCAGGAGGGAACAGACACAGTGAAGCCCCTCACCCCAGCCTCTGTGGAGATAGCTGGAGAGGATACGGGTAAGGAGGAGGATGACAGCCTCACAGTGAGCATTGAGGAGATTGGCTACGCTGCATTGGTGGAGCAGCTGAAGAACCGTAAGTGTGTGGAGCTGTACATGAACTACTCTGAGCGTTTCCTGGAGAAGCAGACAGCTGAACGTAGCAgcgacagcaacaacaacaacaacaacaagtatGAGAACAGTCGCAGTAACCTCCTTAGCCAGGGGCTGGTACAGCTGATAACCACCTTCCTCATGGTCCTGAGCAGCACTCTCCTGCTGCAGTAAGACAGGAACACATAGCCATGTCCCAGTTGTATGGAATAGCTTCATTTCCTAGTCACCCCTCCTCAATATGCCACTGATTTCTTGTGAGTATAGGTTAATTAAACAGGGTGTAGGTGGAGATATAACCAATCCTTTAACTAATCTGTGGTCATGAAGGAAAGGGGACAAGGAAAGGAAGCCAGTGGAAAATAACTTCCAGTGAAATTCCAGCAAAATGAGGACCAATAAAAATATGTACTGTAGGGGGTACTcgaggaccggagttgggaaccactgatgtACATGATTCTTCACATGGTATTTGTACTTTAAGTGTTCGATATCTCAACACTATTTCTAAAATAAACCGAAACCATTTGTCCTGCTTGTCTCTTACAGCTTAGTGCAGTCTACTGCTAAATATGGAATAACAGCATTTTGTCTAAGTCCAAAACCATGAGTCAGTTGTGTAGACAAAGGGGAAGTATAAAAGCAAAAGTAGCAAGTCTCATCAGTACACCATATGACTTTAATTAAATGCAGATACACTAGATAAACAAACATTATTACAGCACTTTTTTGCCACCATATAAGGTACTATCATCCGATTAGGGGTTCAGTGTCTTTTTGCCAAAGTGGTTCCACAGAAAGCACAGACAAGCATTATGTTGATCGATTGTCATTTTAAATAAATTTTATTCATGCATTTCCGTGTGCGTtatacatttttgttgtagccctggaTAAACATAAcggattcaactcattgagggcctgatgattagttgacaagttgaaacagGTGTGCTTTTCCGGGGCTAcaataaaaatgtgtactgttggggctATTGGAGGACCGGAGTTTGGAACCACTGCTTTACATAATAGTTCACATGATATTTGAATTTGTACTCTAAATGTTCGATCTTATATGGTCTgcagtatttggttttaaaagtTGCCTGTTTTGTAAATACTTAATAATAATTAAGTAGGGAATGGTCAGAGGTTTGTTATTAATCAATCCCTATTTCTGTTCCTATTTTTCTTTTGTGCTCTCTTgtcccatctctctacctccccatctagtcttcctctccatgtcctcctgTCCCCTGGTTATCAGAAGTGCACTTATTTCTCTTGGCGAATGGATATAAATGACTCttctttttccttttttttcaAGGATGTATTTAGTGATTAACTCATTTATATTGGTTTTAACATAGAGAACAACATGCATTGTTTGTCATGCTCAAACTCAATGGGGAATTTTACCATTAACTTGCTGAAATGACTGATGTCTTCTTCCATTTCCCAAGTACAGAATGACTAaaaacaaatttaaaaaacacAATCGCACTTCCTTTTGTGCTCATTGAAAATGTGCGGTCATTCTCGTCTAGGAAAACATGAGGGCAGTTACCATAATTATCTCACAGAGCACATATAAGCTTTTAAAGACATATGTTACTAGGAAACTAGTTGCCTCAGGGAAATTGTTACAGAACAGTCATTACTGAGTGAGGAAATCGAACAGACATGGTTTGTGCCTGCCAGTTGGCAGCGTTACCATTCTCATACTGTGAAATGAATAATGATAATTAAGCTATCTTTACAACAGAGCACAAATACCTAAACTCATCTCATTCACTAAAAAGATGTATTTGATTATGAACGGAATACTACGCCTATTGTTAATTTAAAGCGATTTTTTTGTGTTTCTGTGATAAGAAAAAAAACTTCAAATATTTTTCCAATATTTGCTGAAGCCTGGCACACAATGCTTATACTTGAAGTACTATACTGTTGAGTGTATTTTCAAGTATTTTAATCCAAATGCAGAGGGAAGGCCTTTTCATCTCTTATTTACTGATCCCCTCCCCTATACTTATCCATGTCACTATATGGTCCTGAACTTAACTACTGCCACATGCATAATAATTAACATTAACATAATAAAGCAACTCACaaaaacataaatatatattttattaaatTAAACTATAGTGGACCAGAGTAGATTAACCAAGCGTTGTGAATAAAACAAGTTTCCTTATGATAAGTAATATAAGGTAGTTCTGCAATCCCATCCCACTGGgaacactggttgaatcaatgttgtttccacatcatttcaacaaaattactttgaaccaacgtggaatagacattgaattgacgtctgtgtcAAGTGAGATTTTAAgatttccatagaaaataatattAAATCGTTTGAAATTACTTTAATATGGGTTACAAAAAATGTATGTTTGCTATTTGCAGATACAAAGCTAGTGAATAATCACACATTTACTGCAAAGGCAAAATATGACTTATTTGATTAAAATCACAGCAAGTAGATGTTAATGGAAACAGCAGCATCCTACCTAATTTCATCCAGCTATTACAGTTGATAAAGCTGAAAAAGGATCTAACACAGTCCAGTTTGACAGTCTGTGACACATGATTTTACAACACAATAACATACAAATCCCCTCTCTTACATCTCTTTTTCCAGAGGTAATGAGGTTTGACTGAATATAGCTTTGTAAAGGTGATGGTGGGACTAACCCAAAGGACAACAAGATCAGGGCTTATTCAATGTTTATTTGAATTTAAAAGCGGTCCACTCTAGTCTTTTGGCCCAGAAATTCAGATAAAATCTTCTTCCAAGGAAATGGTTTATGACTAGATTCCCCTTATCCAGTCCCCTAAGAAGAAAGGCACCATTGATCCCAGTGTGAGGAGGATGCTGCTCATGGGTCCAGGTCTGGGGCCAGCAGCGTTTCTGTAGCGACGCCAGTCAGACTGGTTGTGAAACCCTTGACCTTCAGGATAATGGAATCTCTGGTCCTCCGAAGATGAGTCTGCGTTGTAGCCATACCCACTTCCCCTGTAGCCATGTCTTGGCCTACCGAGTGACCCCAGCCCGTAGCCAATGGCAGCCCCACCCAGTGCCCCAGCGGCTGCTGCCCCTGCCATCTTCAGTCCCTGCTTGGAGGAGCCATGGCTCTGGGAGGGGGGCGCTTTGCTTCCCACCCCTGTACCCTTTCCCCAGCCCCTGAATCCACCCCCACGTTTACATAGGGCACCTGGGCACAGTGCTGCCACCAGCAACATCCATGCCCACAGGAGGAGAAGCTTCTGCTGGCCTATCATGACTGGATGTTCctgcaaaaacaaaacaaacttaAGCTTGAATAACATTTGGTGAAATGTTATGAAAGCAAACCTCAGTACAACCTATTGAAAAAGTTTTAGAAAGTCATCCCAGGTAACAGgaattataatatatattttagCATTTTGTCAATGGGATGTTCTGAATGAGATGAAGGAACATTAACAGCCATAAAGCACAGTCCAATTCAATGTACCTGTTAGTTGTAGGGAACCAAAACACACCCTGCACCAAACAGACCGTTGGTCAAGAGTCAATTGTAATCTATGTCATTCAGACAGGCATTAAAGCTGATTACACGCCCCAGCACATTTCAAAAACATTGTCTGCACTTTTGCCaacaaacaaacaagacaaaacaagtGACACCTCATCAAATGTGGGATCTAGAACATGCCCCATGCTCTGCCGACACCAGCACTTCTATACAGTACACGAGTAACCTCTTTTTCCTAGTTCCAATCAACAGGTTATGAAAGACCATTCTACCTAATGAGAATGTAGCATGGGATGGTGCATGTGCACACTAAGTAAgatagagaacatccctgtttaTACAAGAGAACAACTCTAAATCCTCTTGTATAAACAAGTAATAAGGGTGCTTTGAACCAACAGGAATCCTATAAAACATTAAGAAAGGCCAGCTCTCACTTCAACATGCTTTGCAATCAAATCTTATTCAATAGAAGCTTCATTTGCAAATGATATTCAGTAAAGGCTtcagtaacactttacttgacacccagtgtcaaaacccacatttattcaaatcatttttccctgccaagaagtttcctttcattttgaaagtttgtttcttaaatcctttgttgttgttgtactgaaTTCTTTACAGCCATTTTTTTTCTCATCATATTTGATAGAACttgtagaaaatacactttatgacacagttagtaagcattatgaccatcctgtgtcactttattTGGACTAGGAAAATACATGATGTCTGACATCAGTGTGTGCACAACAAcagtttttgtatttttatatatCATAAACATACTGTCGACATGGTGTAATGGATTGTTttgccttgtgttgtaggttttgtgggttttgacactcttatgtagatgtcataaccagccataaactaatgcaatatatgtcacaacaggtctaaatgtatgtgtcatgacagtgttatgatcaTATGATAACAGGTTATGACAATTTATTTCAGCtcttatgacatattatgacatggttattgtCTTGTCATAACGTGTCATGAGTGTTATGAGTGTCAAGTTAAGCGTTACCAAAGCTTCAAGTGAAAATCATATTCAAGTGAGTGCTGACCTTTTTTTTGTTTGTAAGTGCACACACTAATCCTATTCACTCTAGCCTTTCCAAACATGTAGTCTGTTTTGTGTTTCCATCAAGAATATTAGGCTACCATGTTGAAGGTCTgacatatctatatctatgtactGTAAGGGACATTTTGTACACAGATTCTGTACttggacatacagtatattacaaaaTCTTTTGAAAAGGTAATGATCTCTCCTATTATATTTTCTATCATAGTAACAGCAGTACTATATAACACAGTAATAACAGAGTTATACAAATCAACACAAAATGACACATTTATCCTGTGCATCAGGTATTGTATAATTGTCAAAGCAGTGGGGGAAGAGGTTTTGTATTTTAGAGCCTACCTGGTCGAATGGTCACTGAGAAGACTTTCCTTGGTAATGCTGGAGTGGATCAGTCTGTTTTCACATTGAACTGCTCTGGGTCTCCAATGGTTACCTTACACTGCCATTCACAGTCACAGCATCCAGTCAACAGCCTCATAATGACAACGTTGCTCCTCCCTAGAAAAACATCTATCCCTTACTATTGGCTTATGATTGATAGTTGAATTGCTTATGTTAATTATTCTTTGTTCCTTTCCCccactgcctctttccccctcactgtTTGTTCAACCAATGCAATGTCTGCATTTGATCTCAGTGTACAATTTTAGTCATTATTTCAATGATGCTCCACATATCTATCAGTGCTCTTAGTTGCCTGGGATCTGCCCTTCTCTTCCACACCATAGAAAAATTATGAATTCATTCTACTTCTAAGTTccacacccccacacatccagGCAGTTGTCATGGTGACCGAACAGGGAATAGAGAAGAGGTGACATTTAAAGGTCTCTCAATTAGATTTCTTCATTATCTTTATTGATTACGGTCCATTATTGAAAAGACAATCATGATATAGTAGGAATAGATACATCTCACGGACTTCTGTAAGGTACAGTACCTTAGGTACATAATCTACATAAACATGGGCCTGCGCcctatatttattttattttatttaacctttatttaactaggcatatATCACAGACATAACTACACTGTTAGTCTCATGAGTGTGTGCATATTAATCTCCTACTGCGATCCACATACGGCACAAGCAGTGAAAAGTAAATAGACTTTGGTAGTAATAAATATTGAAATCTTACTGCAATAAACCAACATGAAATACTGTAGGGAGATATTATGAATGGGGCCTCAGCGGTTTGAAACTTCATGTCATGCCATGTTGGTTAGTGATATGGCTTCCTTTATTGAAGTGGAGTGTACTGGACCATGGCCGTGACCAAAATAATCTGCAGGTAAAAGAGGCCGATTCAGATTTTGTCTTATGGCCAAGAATTCAGAAGAAAATAATATTTACTGTTCATAGGCAAAAAAGTTGAAAAAATATGATTTATCAACTTAATTCTAAATAAAATTGTTTTCTATCTGTAGATAGTTAGTGGTTAGGATAGTTAGTGCATGCCTGAAACTCTAGTAGACTCACCAACATGAGCAGTGGGGCCACCAACCAGCAGGCTTTAAAGAAGATGTTTGGAGGCCGTCCCAGAATCCTCGTGATCATGATAGAGAGCCGGTGTAATTCTGAAAATCAAGTATACATAAGCAAACAGAAGAActgcatcatcatcattatcatcatgtCTACGTGAAAACAGTGAGAGCTGAGGAAAAGTTTGTCATTGTCAGACATTTCCTTGATTTTCTCTGTTTGAGAGAGAAAATCAGTAATATCATACTGTATACCCTGTATccacccaggcccacccatgtctACGCCCCTGACACACACCTGGGTAATGCAGGGAAGGCCATGCAGAAAAATCAGAAGGTACAGTAATAAGACCACCAGCTCCATACTCTTCAGAAGAACGTTAGGACCAAATTTATCCATGATGCAAGTCACCAGGAGCTCCAAATGAGCAAACAGACATGACAAAAcaaaaatctttcaggaaaaacagatTGATTGTGACATTTTCCTTAGCACTGAACTGTGGGGTGGATAATAATTGTGAAACTCATAGTACGATACAACATATTACAGATTTTTAAGAAAAGGAAGGCCCACAGCTGGGTGACAGGCATAGTGGAGAAGATCTTTGGGTAAACCACAAACACCAGGCCAGGCCCACCACACTGTTCACGAAAATTGATCGCTccaacagacagtgagtcaagtggctgtggcttgctatataaagcaggcagacaggcatcaaggcattcagttactgttcactTTCACGATAGAATGGGCAAAATTAGTGACCTAAGCAACTTTGGCCTTTTCACACTGCTTTGTTCTTAGCCCCGGGCTAGCCCCAGGCTAGACTGTCCCTAGGCTATCTTATCCCCAGGCTAGACTGTCCCTGGGCTAGCTTAGCCTGTGCTCGTTCACACAAGCATTTGTTAACCCTGGGCTAAGCTTTAGCCCTGGGCTAAGGATTCACCTTTGTATTCCAAATCCCTGGGATAACGGACAAACATAAGATGcaaccaacacacacaaacaatgttATAAGCAATAAGACATGTATTAACACATTATTTCATCTTGCTTCTAGGTTAGCATTTGATTTCCAACAGTGATGGTTTGTATAAACCTTTCTGTCTGCCTATCTGACCTCGGAAACAATGTTACACTTTTGGAATTCGATCTCGCTCCTGTACAGAGAATgttattgtcacgacttccaccgaagtcgttTCCTCTTCTTGTTCGGGCGGCGGTCAGCGTCACcggtctgctagccatcatcgatccacttttaattttccatttgttttgtcttgttttccgaaacacctggtttccatttaCCTCATTAAtagttgtgtatttaaccctctgttccccccatgtctttgtgtggaaatgtttgttgtaagtgcttgtgcacatgttACTGGTGCGTGTCGGGTTTTTGTACCCATAGACTGTTGTATTTTTATTGCTGTTGGATTTTGgattaaactgctccggctattacctagttctgctctcctgcgtctgacttccctgtCACCAGTTACGCACCGCACCCCTTTAGCGTTGTGGCTGAACTTTTATGATCCAGGCGAAATCATGCAACAATATTATTATCATTGATATATCAAATTAAAAGTAAATGGAAAAGCTACAATATGACAACAAACTTGAGCGTTTGCTGCCCTTCCAGCTGTAGAGTTTGTTGCTTTAGTTTGCTAAGGGACTGTA belongs to Oncorhynchus keta strain PuntledgeMale-10-30-2019 chromosome 9, Oket_V2, whole genome shotgun sequence and includes:
- the LOC118387649 gene encoding translation initiation factor IF-2-like, yielding MGKLCELAFVSLALLALLHTDSTWAKRSVSSSSSKKSSSNNKGSEKKTSKTSNTQTGSYPRQPQSPNRNPNSYPAGGSYPGRGTNQNQNPAGGYPAAGGYPAAGGYPAAGGYPAAGGYPAAGGYPNQQYPVRANPGGNPNQNPAAGGYPAAGGYPAAGGYPNQQYPGRANPGGYPNQNPVAGGYPAAGGYPNQQYPGRANPGSYPNQIPAAGGYPAAGGYPNQNPGRGGVNLGYPAGGYPVRGGNTGWGQAGGYPGRGMGGGYQPNWNPNNKILSPRYGYGGGHGGMGGGSPFSRSVQNMGHYPSTQSKGFAKKALMAAGVGAVAGMAVGYGLGRFPRPHFNFRNPQEEQSYNNYMYSKYGERSTDENDYGRDYTYKVPPRAGSYDSFMDTCMKRNDLLQDQGSDSQATPNNQRNNPQEANSQSLPITPEVGNSSPASNQEGTDTVKPLTPASVEIAGEDTGKEEDDSLTVSIEEIGYAALVEQLKNRKCVELYMNYSERFLEKQTAERSSDSNNNNNNKYENSRSNLLSQGLVQLITTFLMVLSSTLLLQ